From the genome of Geothrix sp. 21YS21S-4, one region includes:
- the kdpA gene encoding potassium-transporting ATPase subunit KdpA, with the protein MTHAWIQNLFCLALLLGAAVPLGAFMARVLEGERTFLHPLLRPVERGLYRAMGIREEEDMGWKAYGWSITLLKLVGLAAVFLLMRAQAALPFNPEHRAGVDAALSFNTAVSFITNTNWQAYGGEATLGYFVQMVGLAVQNFLSAATGIAVLAALIRGFARRSAKGLGNAWVDVVRSTLYILLPLSFVFALFLVSQGVIQNLSAYVRTAGGQVLAMGPVASQVAIKMLGTNGGGFFGANAAHPFENSSPLSNFIQTVSLLLIPAALCLSFGRMVKDRRQGWALLAAMTVLFTGSLAVCTWAEVKGNPALAVAGADQTSTARSAGGNMEGKELRFGPGPSALWATATTAASNGSVNAMHDSFTPLGGLVPLWLMQLGEVVFGGVGSGLYGMILFALVGVFVGGLMVGRTPEYLGKKVEAFEMKMAAIAILLPCATVLIGTAASVLSPAAVASVSNPGPHGFTQILYAWSSCANNNGSAFAGLAANTPFYNYGLAAAMLLGRFGVIWPVLALAGSLAGKKHTPAGAGTLPTHTPLFAGLLVGVVLLVGALTFIPALALGPVAEHLTSRSVR; encoded by the coding sequence GTGACCCACGCCTGGATCCAGAACCTCTTCTGCCTCGCCCTGCTCCTGGGGGCGGCGGTGCCCCTGGGGGCGTTCATGGCGCGGGTGCTGGAGGGGGAGCGCACCTTCCTCCATCCCCTCCTCCGGCCCGTCGAGCGCGGCCTCTACCGCGCGATGGGGATCCGCGAGGAGGAGGACATGGGCTGGAAGGCCTATGGGTGGTCCATCACCCTCCTCAAGCTCGTGGGGCTCGCGGCGGTCTTCCTGCTGATGCGGGCGCAGGCGGCGCTGCCCTTCAATCCCGAGCACCGGGCGGGCGTCGACGCGGCCCTCTCGTTCAACACCGCCGTCAGCTTCATCACCAACACCAACTGGCAGGCCTACGGCGGCGAGGCCACCCTGGGCTACTTCGTCCAGATGGTGGGACTGGCGGTGCAGAACTTCCTATCGGCCGCCACGGGGATCGCCGTCCTGGCGGCCCTGATCCGGGGGTTCGCGCGCCGCAGCGCGAAGGGGCTGGGCAACGCGTGGGTGGACGTGGTGCGCAGCACCCTCTACATCCTCCTGCCGCTGTCCTTCGTCTTCGCCCTCTTCCTGGTGTCCCAGGGCGTGATCCAGAACCTCTCGGCCTACGTCCGCACCGCGGGGGGACAGGTGCTCGCCATGGGGCCCGTGGCTTCCCAGGTGGCCATCAAGATGCTGGGCACCAACGGCGGCGGGTTCTTCGGCGCCAACGCGGCCCATCCCTTCGAGAACAGCTCGCCCCTGTCGAACTTCATCCAGACTGTGAGCCTCCTCCTCATCCCCGCCGCCCTGTGCCTCTCCTTCGGGCGGATGGTGAAGGACCGGCGGCAGGGCTGGGCGCTGCTGGCGGCCATGACCGTCCTCTTCACCGGCTCCCTGGCCGTCTGCACCTGGGCGGAGGTGAAGGGCAACCCGGCCCTGGCCGTGGCCGGCGCCGACCAGACCTCCACGGCCCGGAGCGCGGGCGGAAACATGGAGGGCAAGGAGCTGCGGTTCGGCCCGGGGCCGTCCGCCCTGTGGGCCACCGCCACCACCGCGGCCTCCAACGGGTCCGTGAACGCCATGCACGACTCCTTCACGCCCCTGGGCGGCCTGGTGCCGCTGTGGCTGATGCAGCTGGGCGAAGTGGTCTTCGGCGGCGTGGGCTCCGGGCTCTACGGCATGATCCTGTTCGCCCTGGTGGGCGTGTTCGTGGGCGGGCTCATGGTGGGCCGGACGCCGGAATACCTGGGCAAGAAGGTGGAGGCCTTCGAGATGAAGATGGCCGCCATCGCCATCCTCCTGCCCTGCGCGACGGTCCTCATCGGCACCGCCGCCTCCGTCCTGTCGCCCGCGGCCGTCGCCTCGGTCAGCAATCCGGGCCCCCACGGCTTCACCCAGATCCTCTACGCCTGGAGCAGCTGCGCCAACAACAACGGCAGCGCCTTCGCCGGGCTGGCGGCCAACACCCCCTTCTACAACTACGGCCTGGCCGCCGCCATGCTCCTGGGCCGCTTCGGCGTGATCTGGCCCGTCCTGGCCCTCGCCGGCTCCCTGGCGGGAAAGAAGCACACGCCCGCCGGCGCGGGGACCCTCCCCACCCACACCCCGCTCTTCGCGGGCCTGCTGGTGGGCGTGGTGCTGCTGGTGGGCGCCCTGACCTTCATTCCCGCCCTGGCCCTGGGGCCCGTCGCCGAACACCTGACTTCGCGGAGCGTCCGATGA
- the kdpF gene encoding K(+)-transporting ATPase subunit F, producing the protein MSPVLVIAALLALGLLAYLAFALLKPEAFQ; encoded by the coding sequence ATGAGCCCCGTCCTCGTCATCGCCGCCCTGCTGGCCCTGGGCCTGCTCGCCTACCTGGCGTTCGCCCTGCTCAAGCCGGAGGCGTTCCAGTGA
- a CDS encoding pyridoxamine 5'-phosphate oxidase family protein gives MESSAGTPPSHPMRRRDRALTEAEAHAVMAKAEWGVLATVDAEGWPYAVPVNHALVDGALIIHCATAGHKLDNLAFNDQVSYCVVTEAETVPLELSTRYESAVAFGRAVRLEDEDARRAALRAFGERFAPQHLEQVDRGIGKDLFRTAVLRIDVERVTGKARR, from the coding sequence ATGGAATCCTCCGCCGGAACGCCGCCCTCCCACCCCATGCGCCGCCGCGACCGGGCGCTGACGGAAGCGGAAGCCCACGCGGTGATGGCGAAGGCGGAGTGGGGCGTTCTCGCCACGGTGGACGCCGAGGGCTGGCCCTACGCCGTGCCCGTCAACCACGCCCTGGTGGACGGCGCCCTGATCATCCACTGCGCCACCGCCGGCCACAAGCTGGACAACCTGGCCTTCAACGACCAGGTGTCCTACTGCGTGGTCACGGAGGCGGAAACCGTCCCTCTGGAGCTGTCCACCCGCTACGAGAGCGCCGTGGCCTTCGGCCGGGCGGTGCGGCTGGAGGACGAGGACGCCCGCCGCGCCGCGCTCCGCGCCTTCGGCGAGCGCTTTGCGCCGCAGCACCTGGAGCAGGTGGACCGCGGGATCGGCAAGGACCTGTTCCGCACGGCCGTCCTCCGCATCGACGTCGAGCGCGTCACGGGGAAGGCGCGGCGCTGA
- a CDS encoding response regulator, protein MSPAGPLVLLVEDELQMRRFLRVALEGSGYRYLEAGNGEEGLALAAREKPDALLLDLGLPGMDGLEVVTRLREWSATPIIVISARGQEADKIAALDGGADDYLTKPFGTGELLARLRAALRHASPAASDPVFTLGRWRVDLARRQVLVEGREVHLTPLEYRLFTTLIRHAGKVITHRQLLKEVWGGVAGAQPLYLRVYMTQLRHKLEEDPSRPRHLQTEPGVGYRLRMED, encoded by the coding sequence ATGAGCCCCGCCGGCCCCCTGGTCCTGCTGGTGGAGGACGAGCTTCAGATGCGGCGGTTCCTGCGCGTCGCCCTGGAGGGCAGCGGCTACCGCTACCTGGAAGCGGGGAACGGGGAAGAGGGCCTGGCCCTCGCCGCCCGCGAGAAGCCCGACGCGCTGCTGCTGGACCTCGGGCTGCCGGGCATGGACGGCCTGGAGGTGGTGACCCGGCTGCGGGAGTGGAGCGCCACGCCCATCATCGTGATCTCCGCGCGGGGGCAGGAGGCCGACAAGATCGCCGCCCTCGACGGCGGCGCCGACGACTACCTCACCAAGCCCTTCGGCACCGGGGAACTGCTGGCGCGCCTCCGGGCGGCGCTGCGCCACGCGAGCCCCGCGGCCTCGGATCCGGTGTTCACCCTCGGCCGCTGGCGGGTGGACCTCGCCCGTCGCCAGGTGCTGGTCGAGGGGCGCGAAGTCCACCTCACGCCCCTGGAGTACCGCCTGTTCACCACCCTCATCCGCCACGCGGGCAAGGTCATCACCCACCGCCAGCTGCTCAAGGAGGTCTGGGGCGGCGTGGCCGGCGCCCAGCCGCTCTACCTCCGCGTCTACATGACCCAGCTCCGCCACAAACTGGAAGAGGATCCCTCCCGCCCCCGCCACCTCCAGACCGAACCCGGCGTGGGCTACCGGCTGCGGATGGAGGATTAG
- a CDS encoding sensor histidine kinase KdpD — translation MAPSRPDPDALLRAVQEAETRASRAKLKVFFGAAPGVGKTFAMLSEARELRREGIDVVAGVVETHGRSETAALLEGLERLPPAERAYAGRFLPEFDLDAALARRPALILVDELAHSNVMGSRHAKRWQDVLELLDAGIDVHTTLNVQHLESLKDVVAQITGVVVRETVPDTVLERADEVELVDLPPEDLLARLKEGKVYLPEQARHARDHFFRKGNLLALRELALRHTAASVDAQMRRYMASEGIRRTWAAGEHLLVCVGTGSLSERLIRGTRRLAAALGAPWTALHVESHRRLRVTDADRARLEAHLRLAEKLGGETAVIEGGGPLEEDILAFARDGNITRLVVGKPSRPRWLEVILGSPVDNLIRRSGDIDVCVITGDPDRGTAPALLPRPLTSPARNYLLSALAVAAASAAAALVFRRTEQADIIMVYLLGILVVATRFGRGPSLLASLLSVAAFDFLFVPPYYTFAVTDFRHVGTFGIMLLVGVVIGSLTERIRAQARLARGREQRTRALYRLGQELARGGDPAALAEAAVRNAAAQFHSRAAVLRPDSHRRLAPLPADFPLEEQELAVAQWAFDHGQPAGLGTPTLPGARAAYLPLLGAGGPIGVLGLLPEGNPAWLEPDQRQLLDAFATQTALALERAALAEEGARDRRRADEERLRNALLSSVSHDLRTPLGVITGAVSAALETPDLGDADRRELLQSAQVEAQRLHRLVSNLLDITRLESGALDLRTEWMPVEEIVGAVLNRRELAGEAARIRVSLPPDLPLVALDGALMEQLLLNLLDNALKYAPPASPVDIKAWAAGKSLTLSVADRGPGLAPGEEARIFEKLARGEAAAGRPGAGLGLAICRGIALAHGGRIQAVNHPQGGAQFLVTLPVGTPPPVPEEAP, via the coding sequence ATGGCCCCTTCCCGCCCCGATCCCGACGCCCTCCTCCGCGCGGTCCAGGAGGCCGAGACGCGGGCGTCGCGCGCCAAGCTGAAGGTCTTCTTCGGCGCCGCGCCCGGCGTGGGGAAGACCTTCGCCATGCTCTCCGAGGCCCGCGAACTGCGACGCGAGGGCATCGATGTCGTCGCGGGCGTGGTGGAGACCCACGGCCGGAGCGAGACCGCCGCCCTGCTGGAGGGCCTGGAGCGCCTGCCGCCAGCGGAGCGCGCGTACGCCGGCCGCTTCCTGCCGGAGTTCGACCTCGACGCGGCGCTGGCCCGCCGCCCGGCGCTGATCCTGGTGGACGAGCTGGCCCACTCGAACGTGATGGGCTCGCGCCACGCCAAGCGCTGGCAGGACGTACTGGAGCTGCTGGACGCGGGAATCGACGTCCACACCACCCTCAACGTCCAGCACCTGGAGAGCCTGAAGGACGTGGTCGCGCAGATCACGGGCGTGGTGGTGCGGGAGACCGTGCCGGACACCGTCCTGGAGCGCGCGGACGAAGTCGAGCTGGTGGACCTTCCTCCGGAGGATCTCCTGGCGCGGCTGAAGGAGGGGAAGGTCTACCTGCCCGAGCAGGCCCGCCACGCCCGCGACCACTTCTTCCGGAAGGGCAACCTCCTCGCCCTGCGGGAGCTGGCGCTGCGCCACACGGCGGCCAGCGTGGACGCGCAGATGCGGCGCTACATGGCGTCCGAAGGTATCCGCCGGACCTGGGCGGCGGGGGAGCACCTGCTGGTGTGCGTGGGCACCGGCTCCCTGTCGGAGCGCCTGATCCGCGGCACGCGGCGGCTGGCGGCGGCCCTCGGCGCGCCCTGGACCGCCCTCCACGTGGAATCCCACCGGCGGCTGCGGGTCACGGATGCGGACCGCGCGCGCCTGGAGGCCCACCTCCGGCTGGCGGAGAAGCTGGGCGGCGAGACGGCGGTCATCGAAGGCGGCGGCCCGCTGGAGGAGGACATCCTGGCCTTCGCCCGCGACGGGAACATCACTAGGCTCGTGGTGGGGAAGCCCTCCCGCCCCCGCTGGCTGGAGGTGATCCTGGGGTCGCCGGTGGACAACCTCATCCGCCGCAGCGGGGACATCGACGTGTGCGTGATCACCGGCGATCCCGACCGCGGGACGGCACCGGCCCTGCTGCCTCGCCCGCTCACCAGCCCCGCCCGCAACTACCTGCTCAGCGCGCTGGCCGTGGCCGCCGCCAGCGCCGCGGCGGCGCTCGTGTTCCGCCGCACGGAGCAGGCGGACATCATCATGGTCTACCTCCTCGGCATCCTGGTCGTCGCCACCCGCTTCGGCCGCGGCCCGTCGCTCCTGGCCTCCCTCCTCAGCGTCGCGGCCTTCGACTTCCTGTTCGTCCCGCCCTACTACACGTTCGCGGTCACGGACTTCCGCCACGTCGGGACCTTCGGGATCATGCTGCTGGTGGGCGTGGTGATCGGGAGCCTCACGGAGCGGATCCGCGCCCAGGCCCGCCTGGCCCGGGGCCGCGAGCAGCGCACCCGCGCCCTCTACCGCCTGGGTCAGGAGCTGGCCCGCGGGGGAGATCCGGCCGCCCTCGCGGAGGCGGCCGTCCGGAACGCCGCCGCCCAGTTCCACAGCCGCGCGGCGGTCCTCCGGCCGGATTCCCATCGCCGGCTGGCGCCCCTCCCCGCGGACTTCCCCCTGGAGGAGCAGGAACTGGCCGTCGCCCAGTGGGCCTTCGACCACGGCCAGCCCGCGGGGCTCGGCACCCCCACCCTCCCGGGCGCCCGCGCCGCCTACCTGCCCCTCCTCGGCGCCGGAGGGCCCATCGGGGTCCTGGGCCTCCTGCCCGAGGGAAATCCCGCCTGGCTCGAACCGGATCAGCGGCAGCTCCTGGACGCCTTCGCCACCCAGACGGCGCTGGCCCTTGAACGCGCCGCCCTTGCGGAGGAAGGGGCCCGGGACCGGCGCCGGGCGGACGAGGAGCGGCTCCGGAACGCCCTGCTGAGCTCCGTCTCCCACGACCTCCGGACGCCGCTGGGCGTCATCACCGGCGCGGTGAGCGCGGCCCTGGAGACGCCGGACCTGGGCGATGCCGACCGGCGCGAGCTCCTCCAGTCCGCGCAGGTGGAAGCCCAGCGCCTCCATCGGCTGGTGAGCAACCTCCTGGACATCACCCGCCTGGAGTCCGGCGCGCTGGACCTCCGCACGGAATGGATGCCCGTGGAGGAGATCGTGGGCGCGGTCCTCAACCGCCGCGAGCTCGCCGGGGAAGCGGCCCGGATCCGCGTGTCCCTGCCGCCGGACCTGCCGCTGGTGGCCCTGGACGGCGCCCTGATGGAGCAGCTCCTGTTGAACCTCCTGGACAACGCCCTGAAGTACGCTCCCCCCGCCTCGCCCGTGGACATCAAGGCCTGGGCGGCGGGGAAATCCCTCACCCTGTCCGTCGCGGACCGGGGACCCGGCCTCGCGCCCGGAGAAGAGGCGCGGATCTTCGAGAAGCTGGCGCGGGGCGAGGCAGCCGCGGGCCGGCCCGGCGCGGGACTGGGCCTCGCCATCTGCCGCGGCATCGCCCTCGCCCACGGCGGGCGGATCCAGGCGGTCAACCACCCCCAGGGCGGCGCCCAGTTCCTGGTCACTCTCCCGGTGGGCACGCCGCCCCCGGTGCCCGAGGAGGCGCCATGA
- a CDS encoding outer membrane beta-barrel protein produces the protein MKAASFPLILACLPMLAQAPSPAAPPVLPLPGPSKAAEPFAFADFTWLNGNPRTKEAVLDSKWFTGEFRADVNAVYDFNHPQDHTLVGSSELGRTDEVHVQQLGIGGDFHWDNVRGRLMTQFGLYSTMTPRNDASSAKGQWRTDDAYRYVSEAYGGYHWDALNGINLDAGIFMSYIGLFSYYNFDNWAYQPSYVSSNTPWFFNGLRLQVFPTDKLKLELWLTNGWQSYNMFNRTPGVGTSLTWRPTGDLSFISNNYLLGADTLGNAKRTRRHTDNSLQWKYWDRPGSFVSKMAASFTFDLGDEQGGGVSRSGTASEPKQYFAGWMAYQRFWFAQDRHALTLGGGAITNPSRYLVLVPPINGATAASGTPYFTANPGEPFRAWDWSATYDYMPSQFITMRAEFNRRGASVPYFAGPGGVTPPGGNQGAPGSVVAGWAPDLRKTESRLTLALLVKL, from the coding sequence ATGAAAGCCGCGTCCTTCCCGCTGATTCTCGCCTGCCTGCCGATGCTGGCCCAGGCGCCCTCCCCCGCCGCGCCCCCGGTTCTTCCGCTTCCCGGCCCCTCCAAAGCCGCCGAACCCTTCGCCTTCGCCGATTTCACGTGGCTCAACGGCAACCCCCGCACGAAGGAGGCCGTCCTCGATTCCAAGTGGTTCACCGGCGAGTTCCGGGCCGACGTGAACGCGGTCTACGACTTCAACCATCCCCAGGACCACACCCTGGTGGGCTCCAGCGAATTGGGGCGCACCGACGAGGTCCACGTCCAGCAGTTGGGGATCGGGGGAGATTTCCACTGGGACAACGTCCGGGGCCGCCTCATGACCCAATTCGGGCTGTATTCCACGATGACGCCGCGCAACGACGCCAGCTCCGCCAAGGGCCAGTGGCGGACGGACGACGCCTACCGCTACGTGTCCGAGGCCTACGGCGGCTATCACTGGGACGCGCTGAACGGCATCAACCTCGACGCGGGCATCTTCATGTCCTACATCGGGCTGTTCAGCTACTACAACTTCGACAACTGGGCCTACCAGCCGTCCTACGTCTCGTCGAACACGCCGTGGTTCTTCAACGGGCTCCGCCTGCAGGTCTTCCCCACCGACAAGCTCAAGCTGGAGCTCTGGCTCACCAACGGGTGGCAGTCCTACAACATGTTCAACCGCACCCCCGGCGTGGGCACGTCGCTCACCTGGCGCCCCACCGGCGACCTCAGCTTCATCTCCAACAACTACCTGCTGGGCGCCGACACGCTGGGGAACGCGAAGCGCACGCGGCGCCACACGGACAACAGCCTCCAGTGGAAGTACTGGGATCGGCCCGGCAGTTTCGTCTCGAAGATGGCCGCCAGCTTCACCTTCGACCTGGGTGACGAGCAGGGTGGCGGGGTCAGCCGCAGCGGGACGGCTTCCGAGCCGAAGCAGTACTTCGCGGGCTGGATGGCCTACCAGCGGTTCTGGTTCGCCCAGGACCGCCACGCCCTCACCCTGGGCGGGGGCGCCATCACCAATCCCAGCCGCTACCTCGTCCTGGTGCCGCCCATCAACGGGGCCACCGCGGCGTCGGGCACGCCCTATTTCACCGCCAATCCGGGAGAGCCCTTCCGCGCCTGGGACTGGTCCGCGACCTACGACTACATGCCCAGCCAGTTCATCACCATGAGGGCCGAGTTCAACCGCCGCGGCGCCAGCGTGCCCTACTTCGCGGGGCCCGGCGGCGTGACCCCTCCCGGGGGAAACCAGGGGGCGCCGGGTTCCGTCGTGGCCGGCTGGGCTCCCGACCTCCGCAAGACCGAGAGCCGCCTGACGCTGGCTCTCCTGGTGAAGCTCTGA
- the kdpC gene encoding potassium-transporting ATPase subunit KdpC has translation MNLQLRAALVSFLALTAVTGIAYPFAVTSVARLIFPRQAEGSLLRREGKVIGSEWIGQSFTSPRNFWGRPSATVDADGKPLPYNGGNSGGSNLAPSNPALAEAVRARIAALRAADPGAAGPVPVDLVTASGSGLDPHISPAAAEFQVARVARARGLAEAPVRELVAAHTEGPQLGFLGEARVNVLQLNLALDALPRADGGGSR, from the coding sequence ATGAACCTCCAGCTCCGCGCCGCCCTCGTCTCCTTCCTCGCCCTGACCGCGGTCACGGGCATCGCCTATCCCTTCGCCGTCACCAGCGTGGCGCGGCTCATCTTCCCGCGCCAGGCGGAGGGCTCCCTCCTCCGCCGCGAAGGAAAGGTCATCGGCTCCGAGTGGATCGGGCAGTCCTTCACGTCGCCCCGCAACTTCTGGGGCCGCCCCTCCGCCACCGTGGACGCGGACGGGAAGCCCCTCCCCTACAACGGGGGCAACAGCGGCGGCTCGAACCTGGCGCCCAGCAACCCGGCCCTGGCCGAGGCCGTCCGCGCCCGCATCGCCGCCCTCCGCGCCGCGGATCCCGGCGCCGCGGGACCGGTGCCCGTGGACCTGGTGACGGCCTCGGGCAGCGGGCTCGACCCCCACATCAGTCCCGCCGCCGCGGAGTTCCAGGTCGCCCGCGTGGCCCGCGCCCGGGGGCTGGCCGAGGCCCCCGTGCGGGAGCTGGTGGCCGCCCACACCGAAGGCCCCCAACTGGGATTCCTGGGCGAAGCCCGGGTGAACGTCCTCCAGCTGAATCTCGCCCTGGACGCGCTTCCCCGGGCGGACGGCGGCGGTTCCCGCTAG
- the kdpB gene encoding potassium-transporting ATPase subunit KdpB, with product MISRSPARSLFDAGIARRAAVDALRKLNPLHQLRNPVMFTVWVCSAFTTGLGLRALGGGGDARPAFIFAIALWLWFTLLFANFAEAMAEGRGKAQADALRRSRKDVKARRLFGKDAAAGTEAVDAPDLRKGDLVLVEAGETIPADGEVVEGAASVNESAITGESAPVIRESGGDRSAVTGGTLVLSDRLLIRISSDPGEGFLDRMIAMVEGAKRRKTPNEIALDILLAGLTLIFLLATATLLPYSIFSVKAAGQGQAVGLTVLVALLVCLIPTTIGGLLSAIGIAGMDRMIQANVIATSGRAVEAAGDVDVLLLDKTGTITLGNREAVAFFPAEDVDPQRLADAAQLSSLADETPEGRSIVVLAKELHGLRERDLHALGARFVPFTAQTRMSGVDLGERQIRKGAADSVEAHVQGLGGAFPEELRRTVDRIAREGGTPLVVAEGARALGVVQLKDIVKGGIKERFAELRGMGIRTVMITGDNPLTAAAIAAEAGVDDFLAQATPEAKLRLLREYQAGGRLVAMTGDGTNDAPALAQADVAVAMNSGTQAAKEAGNMVDLDSNPTKLIEIVEIGKQMLMTRGSLTTFSIANDVAKYFAILPAAFAGIYPALGALNVMGLHSPESAVLSAVIFNALIIVVLIPLALRGVKYRAIGAAQLLRRNLLLYGAGGLVVPFAGIKLIDRLLVAFHLVA from the coding sequence ATGATCTCCCGTTCCCCCGCCCGCTCCCTCTTCGACGCGGGGATCGCCCGCCGCGCCGCCGTGGACGCCCTCCGGAAGCTGAACCCGCTCCACCAGCTGCGGAACCCCGTGATGTTCACCGTGTGGGTGTGCAGCGCCTTCACCACCGGCCTGGGGCTCCGCGCCCTGGGGGGCGGAGGGGATGCCCGCCCGGCTTTCATATTCGCCATCGCCCTGTGGCTGTGGTTCACGCTGCTGTTCGCCAATTTCGCCGAAGCCATGGCCGAGGGCCGGGGAAAGGCCCAGGCCGACGCCCTGCGGCGGTCCCGGAAGGACGTGAAGGCCCGCCGCCTGTTTGGGAAGGATGCCGCCGCGGGAACGGAAGCGGTGGATGCCCCCGACCTCCGCAAGGGCGACCTGGTCCTGGTGGAGGCGGGCGAGACCATCCCGGCCGACGGGGAAGTGGTGGAAGGCGCCGCCTCCGTCAACGAGAGCGCCATCACCGGCGAGAGCGCCCCGGTCATCCGGGAGAGCGGCGGCGACCGGTCGGCGGTCACGGGCGGCACGCTGGTGCTGTCGGACCGGCTGCTGATCCGGATCTCCTCCGATCCCGGCGAGGGCTTCCTCGACCGCATGATCGCCATGGTGGAGGGCGCCAAGCGCCGGAAGACCCCCAACGAGATCGCGCTGGACATCCTGCTGGCGGGCCTCACCCTCATCTTCCTCCTGGCGACGGCGACCCTCCTGCCCTATTCCATCTTCTCGGTGAAGGCCGCGGGCCAGGGGCAGGCGGTGGGCCTGACGGTCCTGGTGGCCCTGCTGGTGTGCCTCATCCCCACCACCATCGGCGGGCTGCTCAGCGCCATCGGGATCGCCGGGATGGACCGCATGATCCAGGCCAACGTCATCGCCACGTCGGGCCGCGCCGTGGAGGCCGCCGGCGACGTGGACGTCCTGCTGCTGGACAAGACCGGCACCATCACCCTGGGCAACCGGGAGGCGGTGGCCTTCTTCCCCGCGGAGGACGTGGATCCGCAGCGCCTCGCGGACGCCGCCCAGCTGTCGTCCCTGGCCGACGAGACGCCGGAAGGCCGCAGCATCGTCGTTCTCGCCAAGGAACTGCACGGCCTCCGGGAGCGGGATCTCCACGCCCTGGGCGCCCGATTCGTGCCCTTCACCGCCCAGACCCGCATGAGCGGCGTGGATCTGGGCGAGCGGCAGATCCGCAAGGGCGCGGCGGACTCCGTCGAGGCCCATGTCCAGGGCCTGGGCGGCGCCTTCCCCGAGGAGCTGCGCCGCACCGTGGACCGGATCGCGCGGGAGGGCGGCACGCCCCTCGTGGTGGCCGAAGGCGCCCGCGCCCTGGGCGTGGTGCAACTCAAGGACATCGTGAAGGGCGGCATCAAGGAGCGCTTCGCCGAGCTGCGGGGGATGGGCATCCGCACCGTGATGATCACCGGGGACAATCCCCTAACCGCCGCCGCCATCGCCGCCGAGGCGGGCGTGGACGACTTCCTGGCCCAGGCCACGCCCGAGGCCAAGCTCCGGCTGCTGCGGGAATACCAGGCGGGCGGGCGGCTGGTGGCCATGACCGGCGACGGCACGAACGACGCCCCCGCCCTGGCCCAGGCGGACGTGGCGGTGGCCATGAACAGCGGCACCCAGGCGGCGAAGGAGGCGGGGAACATGGTGGACCTGGACTCGAACCCCACCAAGCTCATCGAGATCGTGGAGATCGGGAAGCAGATGCTGATGACCCGCGGGTCGCTCACCACCTTCAGCATCGCCAACGACGTGGCCAAGTACTTCGCCATCCTCCCCGCCGCGTTCGCCGGAATCTATCCCGCCCTGGGCGCCCTGAACGTGATGGGGCTCCACAGCCCCGAAAGCGCCGTCCTATCGGCGGTGATCTTCAACGCGCTGATCATCGTCGTCCTCATCCCCCTCGCCCTGCGCGGGGTGAAGTACCGCGCCATCGGCGCCGCCCAGCTCCTGCGGCGCAACCTGCTGCTGTACGGCGCGGGCGGGCTGGTCGTCCCCTTCGCCGGGATCAAGCTCATCGACCGGCTGCTCGTCGCCTTCCACCTCGTGGCGTGA